The following is a genomic window from Labeo rohita strain BAU-BD-2019 chromosome 11, IGBB_LRoh.1.0, whole genome shotgun sequence.
ttagcaacatgttagttacatgctaatcatactggaagcatgttaacaacatgctagtaacatgctaataacttgctaatcatgttagaaacatgttaacaaaatgttagtaacatgctaatcatgatagaaaaatgctagcaatatgttagttacatgttaatcatgctaacaacatgctagtaacttggtaatcatgctaacaacatgctagtaacatgctaagcatactaacaacatgctagtaacttggtaacaaggctagcaatatgctagttacatgctaatcatactggaagcatgctaacaacatgccagtaacatgctagtaacttgttaatcatgcctgcaacatgctaatcatgttcgaaacatgttaacaaaatgttagtaacatgttattcgtgttagcaacatgctagtaacatgttaattgtgctaacatcatgctagtaacttggtaatcatgctagcaacgtgctagttacatgctaatcatactagaaacatgctaacaacatgctagtataatgctaatcttgctagtaacatgctagtaacatgataaccatgttagaaacatgttagcaacatgctagtaacttgctaatcatgctagcaacatgctagtaacatgctaatcatgctagcaacatgccaatcatggtaacaacatgctagtaatatgctaatcatgctagaaacatgttaacaacaagctagtaacatgttagacatgttaaaaacatgctagtaacatgctaatcatgtgcgaaacatgctatcaacatgctaatcagactagaaacatgctagtaacttgctagttaTACTAACACCATTCTAGTAATTGCCAAttatggtaacaacatgctaatcatgctaacaacattgtaatcagcctataaaaatacaagcaacaagctaaccatgctaaaacatgttaacaacatgttaaatcatgtaagcaatgtgttaactcatgctagctgctttcatacttttacagctgcttcaaactttcaggctaggctttctcaagccaacttaaagtttgttctcaaactttactcatctagttatcgatttttcttttatgccaaaaaatcattagaatattaagaaaagatcatgttccgtgaatatattttgtaaatttcctacagtaaatatatcaggAGTagttaatatgcattgctaagaactttgaaggcgattttctcaatattttgattttttgcaccctcacattccagatttttttttttatctcggccaaatattgtcctttttcCTCCTAACAATCCATACATCGACTGTTCATGTCGGGTATAGAATAAAGATTGgctgaatctgattggctgaaatgAGCACAAGGGTTGGAAACGGCCAATCACAAGCGGACACAAAGCACAACACACACCTTCCGTCTTTTACCGCGcgaaagcattttttatttcttagacAAACAGTACAGTCGTGATCATTTCTGaaaggttttaattttaatatgcacTATAGTAAAAAGTAGTTTTGAAGTCCACGTATTACCATTTCTCTcatgtttcattcattttgacatGACTTGGCACACACCACGTGTAGTCCGTAGGGGTGTTTGTCCCTAATGTAATGTCTATTTCAtacttttttacatatttatgattGTTTTACTTATCAGATACGTGTTTTATAGTGTTCATATACCACATATCATCTGAAGTATTCATTTTTGATGTCTGATGTCTGTTATTAAATCAAGTGAACGCACATGTCACCCTACATTGGTGAAATAAGTTTCATCCGTATGACCCGGAAGTCCTCTGAGCTTTTGGTGACGGTGCATTAGGCGACATGGCTCGTCTGTGTAAGTGGAATTTATGCATGCTTTTATGCTATTGTTTAAGATTTGTGCTCATTAAAATCACCGTGAGAGTAAACAGTGATGCGTCTCTAACATGTTTAGGCTGGTTTTGTAAATGCAGTTTGTCACACTGTCTCTGAACCGTTGCTTTTGCAGGCACCTTTCAGTAGCCAGTCAATCAGTACCGTCATTTATTCTGATATTAGTAACTTTGATATTAGATATTTTAGTAGTGCCGTGCGTAGTGTTTACTCAGTATCAGAAGAATATTTTACGCTGCGTTTTATAGTCTTGTTATGTCGTAATATTAGCAGTAACGTTAGGTTATAGCTTCTGTATTAGCATTTGCAACGAACATGTACATTCAGGTGTTTAAATCTTATATGAGACCTTACAGTTTGTTTTCCGGCTTAATAAGGACTCTTATTTCAATGTCCCAGCTGTGGTATTAGGTTTGGAAAAGTCATTTCTGTAGtggataatatttttttttaagttaagctCAGCTGTAAGTTATTGAATCAGCTTGAAATGGCTTTTTGTAAGTGCAGTGTCTATAAATGACATCATATGAACTATATTCTTTGTGCATGTATCCATTTGAAGGTTTGTTTAGCCTGTTGGTTCTGCCCCTGGTTCTTGGGATCCAGGCCCTGACCCCATCCCATCATCTGACCACCACTGATGTGGCCAGACTTCAGGCTGTACTGAGCCAACCCTTCAGTGACCTCAAGTCTGCTTATTACTCTGTTGTTGGACTTAGCAAATTGGAAATCTCTGTTGCGGATGTAGATGTAAGAAAAAAACGTCCTTTGTATTAGTGAAAGACttcagttttttaataattattattagcgAAGCATCATCATTGtgtcttattttgtcttttttgtctgCCTCAGGAGACATGCAAGTTTATCAAGTCAAACCTGGATCCCTCCAGCGTGGAGTCACTGTTTTATGCAGCAGAAGCCAGCCAGGCTTTGTCTGGATGTGAGGTAAAATATAACTTCTTTCTCCTTTTTGTCTTGATCACTGGTTGCATCTTAATCAGATTCCTAGTTCAGTAGTCGGGACATAATTTAAGGGCTACCTCAATTGCAAATCCTTACACTTGAACTTTTCACGTTTTTTTTGCCAGCTATCTCCCTGTTTAAGCTGATGTTTAGCCGGATGACTAAAAAGTCACTTCCAAATAACATTTCACATCGCACACAGTAATTTTCACTAGCAAATCCATAAACTGTTGCTGTGTTTTGATCCTGACAGATTCCTGTGTCAAATGACACACGTGATTTGCTTTTGGCCGCTGTCAGTGAGGACTCCACTGCCTCTCAGATCCATCAGTCTGTGAGTGCTCTCAGCTCTCTTGGGTTGCCTCTGGCCTCACAGGAGGTGGTCAGTGCCCTAAAAGCTCGCATCACCAAAGAGGATAATGTCTTAGCGTAAGTACGCTTACTTATgtaaaaatgctttgttttaacttgagtcttgctttgttttttatctttctattattttaacatttagacCTAACTCTAAATTTTCTCTTCTCCTGACAGAATCATCCTGGCACTGCAGACTGCGTCTCGTCTCTCCCAGCAAGCTGAACTTGGGGATATCCTGGAGGAGATTGAGGTAAGAGAATTTAGTACATCACCTCAGATTTATTAGCATGCGCATGGACCAttcagtggacttcaatggtgtccGCGAGTTTGAGCATTTAAACTGccgtttcaatgcagcttcaaagggctccaaaccatttttttttagaaaatgaccaatcgttttgctagataagacacttattcctcagctgggatcgttttgcAGAGCCCTTTgacactgcattttggacgttcaaaatcgCGGGTTtcaaattcctgaaatgttttcctcaaaaatcataatatctataataatcatataaaaaagaaaggcatgaacatcttggatgacaacgggatgagtacattatctgtaaatttttgttctggaagtgaactattcctttaaaggggtcatcagatggccattttctacaagttggtatgattctttagggtctacATGAAAGTCTCTATCATACTTTGGTTAAACTttttcagtggtagtgtaaaactacatcatttttaccttgttaaaaacagctgttcaCAGCGGCCTGTTTCAGTGTATGTCCCTTTAAATTATAATGAGccctgctcaccccgccccctctcttctgtttttgCTCATCCTTTTTCTCGTCCTTCAATTTCAacagatgatgtgtaaatctaaAATGGTCCTAAAATAAGTAACATAAGTGATGTTTTTAACAGTCAACTACAGACAAATCTGTTTTGCACTGTTTTGTTACAATTAACTatgaaacaagttttttttaattgttattttggtATTCTATTgtgatttgtatatatatatatatattttttcttcattgtAGGATCTCGCTGCCCGTTTAGATGATCTGGGTGGAGTGTATCTTCAATTTGAGGAGGGGCTGGAGGCCACAGCGCTGTTTGTTTCTGCTGCATATGCCCTGTCTGATCATGTGAACATGGAGCCCCCACTGAAAGAGGTTCATAGTTTAGCCCACTCAAAATTAATATACAACTATGTACAACAAATACTTTCTGTAAGGTCTCAAAATAAATGACTCTTCCACTTGTCCATCACAGGATCAGGTAATCCAGCTTGTGAACTCCATCTTCAGTAAGAAGTCTTGGGAATCTCTGTCAGAGGCATTCAGCGTGGCTAGTGCGGCTGCAGCGCTTTCCAACAATCGCTTCCATGTGCCTGTTATTGTCAGTGCACAGGGCCCAGCTGCCGTATCCCACAGCCAGCCCTTCCTCCGGGTAGGCCtcaattttaaatgtgttctCTGGTTTAAAGGTTTCTTTTTTAGAGCCTTGAAATAATCTGCAATGTCTGGGTTTGTTACTGCAGCTTCAGGTGACGGATGTCCTATGCCAGCCCCTCAGTTCAGCAAGTGTGCTGGTGGAGTCGGCCAGTGCTGTGTCCTCAAAATCTGCCATCCTAAGCCAGGCACCATTCACCCTCAAAGAGTATGTGCATTGCAGATGACAACTTTAAAATATTGGTTAATGGCTACTGAACATCTAAAAATTTTAGTTAGTTtacacaaaattataaaattttggcatctgctcaccctcatgccttttcaaacctgtaagactttcattcatcttcagagcacaaatctatttatgtattattgtttaattcTCTCCTCATTTTTGACCATCCGTTAAATGTGcaatcagttttcaaatcaatATGAATCAAGTGTCTAATCTAATACTTATTCTTCAGAATCAAATTCTGCAATCATTttatatgatgaacagatttgATTTAGGCTTTTTTcccatatataaatattaatcagcacacATTTATAGAGCACACTGGATATGGTAAATGacaatttaatcaatttttttttgcatgctagTCATGTTCTTTTGGGCTTTGAGTTTATTTGTAATACCTTTAAATCtaaatttgtgaccctggaccacaaaaccagccataatcATCAGGTTTTTTtagtctgaaagctgaataaataagctttccattgatgcatggtttgttaggataggacaatatttggccaaaatgcaactgtttgaaaatctggaatctgagggtgctaaaaaatctaaatattgagcaaATCACTTTTATAGTTGTCCAGATGacattcttagcaatgcatattactaatgaaaaattaagttttgatacatttatggtaggaaatttacgaagtatcttcatggaacataatcttaatatcctaatgtttttttgacataaaagaaaaatcaataatttgacccatacagtgtatttttggctattgctacaaatatacctgtgctacttatgatgGGTTTTCTGGTCCAGGGTCTTATATGTAGTGTGCACAAAGCTTGAATATGCTGTTATTTGCTCTTTAAAATTAGGATAAGTAATGCAGTAGGCCTGACAACAATGATAATTTAATGTGGACATCTTTCGTGTTTTTAAAACGCCTTCTTTTGTTTCACAGTGAGGTTTTTGAGCTGAATTTCATGTCCAGCCAACCAGCGAGTGGCTACTATCAGTTCTCTGTTGGCGTTGCTGGTGACAGCCGATTTGTTGCCAACCGTGTTGAGGTACTGCCAAATCTTTGAAATGTgctaaagttttagttttttgtatgtgtttgtCTTACTTTCTCTTGTGTCATAACCTCATTGGGTTGACCTCAGCGTTTAACTCTTAATTGTTGCAATGAACTGTGATTCATTTCCTCATTCACTcaacattcatgtttaattGGTCTAGAGAGTGTTCATTCACATTGTAGCTATGTAAAGAATAATTGCTCTGACCGTTCAGCATGCAATTATAAGGTCAAGAGCATGTCACATTTGCTAAGGAGATTTTCTAAAGTCATTGGCCTCTTTcactctttcaaaaaaaagacaattatgGTAATTGCTGTGGCTTTTCTTTCTTCCGGCATGTTCACATTTACTAATgtccattttaatgaaatattcttATTGTAATGTGTCATTTCTAAAGCCTTGGATTGAACTTCTTCAATTTTCTTTCTTAGCTCAAAGTGAAGGTCTCTACCCGAGTTGCCATCAACAACATGGATTTGTCTGTTGTGGACAAGGACCAGAGCATTGGCCCCAAAACCACCAGGTAAGATTAGCTTTTGTCAAGATCTATttgattaattttcattttattaaaaaaatgagtcAACATACATGTCAAACTCTGTTTCAGGGTGGAATATCCAACTAAAGCCAAAGCGTCTTTTATGGCAGACAGCCATCAAAACTTTGCCATGACATTCCAGTTAGTTGATGAGACCACCGGAGTGGAGCTGACCCCTCACCAGGTGATTATCCAATCCAAAGTGGTTTTCTTTCATGCATGAAGcatgaaagttgaataaattcTGCCCTTCATTAGTATGATAACTGCAAAAGGCCTTCTTGTGAGGTTTTGGAGGAAAGTTGGCAACCTTGGTTAAATgcactgttcaaaaacaactGAACGAACTGATTCAAGTCATTGCTTTCAGACCTTTGTGAGGTTACACAACCAGAAGACCGGTCAGGAGGTTGTGTTTGTGGCTGAACCTGACAGTAAGAATTTGTATAAGTTTGAGCTGGACACAgctgagagaaagacagagttTGACTCCATCTCTGGCACCTATGCTCTTTACCTGATGGTGGGAGATGCTACACTAGAAAACCCCATTTTGTGGAATGTGGTAAggcagtttgttttttttgtttttgtcatttttcggCATGATTGGAATTGTTGAATTGCTATTGTCCTTATAAAAAGACATGGATTTAgtcttaatttaaatttaatttctctCAAAGGCTGACGTTGTGCTGAAGTTCTTAGATGAAGAGGCACCTTTAACAATTCAGGCTAAAACTTTGTACGCACCCAAACCAGAAATCCAGGTAAGCACTCCAGTGGTACTCATGGAAGACAGGATATTCTGAGCATGAACATGGCAAATTTCTTTACAGAGAACTTTAACTTTTTAagtgtattcatttttatttattttcatttattagcagtgttggggaaagttacttttaaaagtaatgctttacaattttgcgttactccctaaaaaagtaactaattacgttacttagttactttttatggaaagtaatgcgttacgttacttttgcgttacttttgcgttactttttaaatctgggcagggcttgctactttgtttttaatataaaacaattctaatgtaaaagaccttttacaccaaaagtgaaatgaattcaccccaggctgaaagaaaagtacatttatgcaggagatcactcttcagctataaaaaaaagaaacccaaatgttagtttatctaaagtaatttttggtTATTAGTATAGTTGAACTGCATCATTGaaagtcagcagcaaagacactggttcataaaatggtattaaatacataaaggatatttgttttatttaacatatttaattattgcagggttgcgtttcactgtttttattcattttgaggaatactgaatctgttatttgtgagtgagataaaataatgcatgttcacatttagtctagaatacagcaACATCATGTTTCCCGACAGGAGacctgtcaatcaataaatggggaaaaaaagtaactgccattacttatttgaaaaagtaatgcgttactttactagttacttgaaaaaggtAATATTGTTACGTAACTCTCCTTATTTGTAATGCGTtatccccaacactggttattaGTATTGTTACAACACTAGTTtagataagttttttttttagatagaaaatctgaaattaaattTCTTGTTTAAACACAGACATCAATATTTTAggattaaatgaataaaacaatacatgacataaaatattgattgaaataattcaaattttGCAGTTTTCACTAAGCAAACAGGCAAGTTTGTGACATTGACCATGTGGACTTTGTACTAAGGTTCAGATTGTCCTGCTTCAATTGAAGCATAGATGGTGTTCAGATCATTCTTGAATCATGGTGGATAACCATGGGTCATCAGGTCTTGTTTGCCACCTAAAATACTGCTTCATTAGATAAAATGGGaacatataaaataagaaattataggATCCAAGTAAATATTTCAGTTCATTAATTCAATTTATCTTtgtgttaatataataaatgctcTTTTGAAAGTAGATCAGTGCAGGGAAGTATTGCTAATTTATaactctttaaaaacaaatcttaagtTATACTGTTCTATTGTTTGGTTGAAATGATGGTTCCTCATGcataaatatcataaatatcagtaaatatctttttttttaatatttacatatctaTTACCTCATTTCTGTTCTTTTCATTAATATTGTTGTTTCTACAGCATCTATTTAGAGAGCCGGAGAAAAAACCACCTACAGTTGTATCCAACACGTTTACTGCCTTGGTCCTTTCTCCATTTCTGCTCTTGCTCATACTGGTAATGTCTTCTAACCCATTATTATGGGTACATGCAAACATTGAcatgctattaaattaaattgtgcaAATTAATTATGTGATTTCTGTCACGTTTGTGAACAGTTGATGTATTCAGTCTGTCATTTATTCTGTCTGTCACGCTCATTGTTCTCCCTCTTGCCTATACAGTGGTTCAAACTTGGAGCCAATATCTCAAACTTCACACTGTCACCCAGCACTATTCTCTTCCACATAGGCCATGCAGGTAGGTTGACTGACTTTTATTACACAGCATTTGGCAAGACTAGTGTGATCAATAGAGCTAATAGAGTGCAACAGTAGGGTTCAGGAAGTGCGAATCTCACTTTCTTCATAGagaaatagttgttttttttcacatgaaATATAAATCAGTTGTTGTCAACTTGAAATGGGCTATGAagtgattaaaaataacaaattaatttagttttttttgtgatttttttttcacatttatcaTAACCAGATTTACACACTGAATCTCCAAATTAATGTACAATCGAAtagaaactgttttaaataatacttgTTTGATggaatatttcagttaaatgaATGTATGGAGCTATCAAAGTAACTATGCACAATTATAAtgttagctttttgtttgttttttgttttgtttttttacacctTTCACTGCTCTAAGAACAGACCTGCATCCAATTTAACTTCTGTAATGCTACATGCTTCCGAGAGAGAATTgattattcagattttttatttaatttctccTCACTTGCAGCTATGTTGGGTCTAATGTACGTGTACTGGACTCACTTGAACATGTTCCAGACTCTGAAGTATCTGGCTATAATAGGCAGCCTCACATTCCTGGCTGGGAACCGCATGCTGGCACAAAAAGCTGTGAAAAGGTACAATAGCTGTTTTAAACCAATATTTTCTCTATTGTCTTTTGCCAGCACCCAAATGGAAAGcgtatttacactgtctgaataaTTTGCTTTTGTGCAATTCATTCACCATATAGAAAACGGTgaacaagtgactgatttcCGCTGCAGTTACAgccaattttttttatcatgtagGGGTGGAAGGCCTTAGATTCtaaagagcatttgattggacagtaAATCTGATGAGgatgtaattaaaattattaatccGTAGTGGTGGTAGAGAGAGACCGTAAATTAAGTGCATTTAACctctaaatgcaaattttgtcattgtttttcaAGCACTTATGGAAACATTAACAATAACCTCTTCAGATATAAGCAGTCAAAAAACTTTACCTTTACTCTTGCAAAAAGGCGCAACCAATGTAAACTGTATGTAAATGCTGCGTATAATAAAGCAGTATTAAAGCAAGGGCTTTGGCATTGGAGGAACCTTTTCATTGCTCATAGAACTATTGGCGGAAGTTCACACTTTTTGGTGTGTTTGCACCACAGGAACTAGGAATGTATTTAGTTCTAGGAACTGTGGGGACATAAATTAGCTCCTAGATTAGAGTCTAAAACAGTACTATAGGAACTACCAGTGACGTAAGTGTACACTGATTGGCCAAAAGCATATGAAACACCGTCTACCCTGCAGCGTTATGCACATAGGAACCTTAAGTTCCCTGTGATATGTTCATTGTGACATGTTGCTTAATTatagctgaggtcaaaagtttacatacaccttgcagaatctgcaaaatgttaattcttttaccaaaataagagagagcatacaaaatgcatgttattttttttagtactgacctgagtaagatatttcacataaaagacgttcgcatatagtccacaaaagaaaataatagatgaatttataaaaatgaccccattcaaaactttatacttgattcttaatactgtgttgttacctgaatgatccacagctgttacTGAacgaaacacaatgcattaagagttgggggtgaaaacttttagaatttgaaaatcaggctaaatgtaactttttgtcttctgggtatcttctgtagcttctgaaagtcagtactaaatgaaaaaagtgatatttaggcaaaatatgaaaaatgtacacatcttcattctgttcaaaagttaattttaatgcatagtttttttccttctggagcatcagtgagtgtttgaaccttttgtaatagttgcatatgagtccctcagctgttcTCAGagtgaaaaggtggatctcaaaatcatacaatcattgttggaaaggattcaaatacacaaatgctaaaaaactgaagaatctgtgggacctgaaggatttttctgaagaacagcatgcagtttaactgttcaggacaaacaagggactcatgaacaactatcactaagcaAAAAAAACATACGGCTGTGGATCGTTCaattaacaacacagtattaagaatcaagtgtatgtaaacttttgaatggggtcatttttataaactcaactattattttctcttgtgcactatatgtaaacatcttttatgtgaaatataatattcaggttagtactaaaaaaacatgcattttgtataatttcctcttattttgttaaaataattaacatttagcagattctgcaaggtatatgtaaaaTTTAGACCTCAAAAGTGTTATATTTAGCAAATATTTGATATACAATTCAGGTCTATTTCTTATATGGTAAAAAGGCAGCTTTTAATTGCACAGTTGACACAATAGAGGCTTTGCTTCTATCTCTGTGCCCTTTTGTGTCTTCACTCTGAACCTTCTGCTGAACTTGTGGGTGTGTTGCTGCGTCTGAGCTCAGTAGCGTGTGCTTGGGTTACACAGAAGTGCTTTCCTCCtttcattttctgtcttttGGGACTAGATTAATTTcacagatttaaaatgtaccTCCCTGAGTATGCCCTATCAATTAACGGTGTTTCGTGGATGATTACGTGGACGATCTGTAGTGCCTTCAGAAAGTCCTTAGGGAGAACCTAAGTGCTCAGTTTCAAcctgaaatcattttttttttttttccaggcaTAATTCTGTATAGATAAAttcctttaatgcatttttaggtTTTGCCTTCTTATTTAGAGTTTCATCTCTTTTCCAACATATACATATAGCAATCAACAGTGAAGTGACCAAATCATTATCAAGTGAGAGTTAATGATTTCTGCTGCCATGATTGACAGAAAACTTTATGGAAATAAGCAACAATTACCAATGCTAGTGAAGTTGGTGGAGCTCATCCATCCACCATGAAATACTGTAATTAagtttaatcttatttttactGCCAAAACATGTCATTAGCTTTTTCAAAAGGTATAGCCAACAGTAGAAACACCTGCTAGCTACCATTAGTACAGTGCGCTTTTGACTGCCAGGCCAAAGTAAATGGACCATAAATGGACTTTCACACCAAGCATGATAACTATAACTAAAACGTTTTAACAAGGAGACAAGAAGAAAGATAT
Proteins encoded in this region:
- the rpn2 gene encoding dolichyl-diphosphooligosaccharide--protein glycosyltransferase subunit 2 isoform X2, which produces MARLCLFSLLVLPLVLGIQALTPSHHLTTTDVARLQAVLSQPFSDLKSAYYSVVGLSKLEISVADVDETCKFIKSNLDPSSVESLFYAAEASQALSGCEIPVSNDTRDLLLAAVSEDSTASQIHQSVSALSSLGLPLASQEVVSALKARITKEDNVLAIILALQTASRLSQQAELGDILEEIEDLAARLDDLGGVYLQFEEGLEATALFVSAAYALSDHVNMEPPLKEDQVIQLVNSIFSKKSWESLSEAFSVASAAAALSNNRFHVPVIVSAQGPAAVSHSQPFLRLQVTDVLCQPLSSASVLVESASAVSSKSAILSQAPFTLKDEVFELNFMSSQPASGYYQFSVGVAGDSRFVANRVELKVKVSTRVAINNMDLSVVDKDQSIGPKTTRVEYPTKAKASFMADSHQNFAMTFQLVDETTGVELTPHQTFVRLHNQKTGQEVVFVAEPDSKNLYKFELDTAERKTEFDSISGTYALYLMVGDATLENPILWNVADVVLKFLDEEAPLTIQAKTLYAPKPEIQHLFREPEKKPPTVVSNTFTALVLSPFLLLLILWFKLGANISNFTLSPSTILFHIGHAAMLGLMYVYWTHLNMFQTLKYLAIIGSLTFLAGNRMLAQKAVKRLDGK
- the rpn2 gene encoding dolichyl-diphosphooligosaccharide--protein glycosyltransferase subunit 2 isoform X1 encodes the protein MARLCLFSLLVLPLVLGIQALTPSHHLTTTDVARLQAVLSQPFSDLKSAYYSVVGLSKLEISVADVDETCKFIKSNLDPSSVESLFYAAEASQALSGCEIPVSNDTRDLLLAAVSEDSTASQIHQSVSALSSLGLPLASQEVVSALKARITKEDNVLAIILALQTASRLSQQAELGDILEEIEDLAARLDDLGGVYLQFEEGLEATALFVSAAYALSDHVNMEPPLKEDQVIQLVNSIFSKKSWESLSEAFSVASAAAALSNNRFHVPVIVSAQGPAAVSHSQPFLRLQVTDVLCQPLSSASVLVESASAVSSKSAILSQAPFTLKDEVFELNFMSSQPASGYYQFSVGVAGDSRFVANRVELKVKVSTRVAINNMDLSVVDKDQSIGPKTTRVEYPTKAKASFMADSHQNFAMTFQLVDETTGVELTPHQTFVRLHNQKTGQEVVFVAEPDSKNLYKFELDTAERKTEFDSISGTYALYLMVGDATLENPILWNVADVVLKFLDEEAPLTIQAKTLYAPKPEIQHLFREPEKKPPTVVSNTFTALVLSPFLLLLILWFKLGANISNFTLSPSTILFHIGHAAMLGLMYVYWTHLNMFQTLKYLAIIGSLTFLAGNRMLAQKAVKRIAAEQSSRLAKYRSLR